From Brucella pseudogrignonensis, a single genomic window includes:
- a CDS encoding DUF4167 domain-containing protein, which yields MRPAQQNRRMRGRGNNNNNNNNNRKGPNPLSRNYESNGPDVKIRGNAQHIAEKYTTLARDAQASGDRVMAENYLQHAEHYNRIIMAAMAAQNIPYQREENFDNDGGDEDEGGFVPTTPVHQPVNGSGPQPVIEGTPAEVVYGEEGSDNRSEGRPDTRSDGRPDNRSQPREGRDSREGRDGRDQRRLGRGRRPQRERFNADEQSDQPAVEAPVAAAVVDQQSIPAPVAEKPFVETPVVEAPVAEQPVVEKPRRAERPAKVAEEAAPVVEKPAPVAEAPVEASAKEEAPARVTRRPGRPRRVPKDEVPETADSDA from the coding sequence ATGAGGCCAGCACAGCAGAACAGGCGTATGCGCGGACGGGGGAATAACAATAATAACAACAATAACAACCGCAAGGGCCCCAATCCTCTGTCGCGTAATTATGAAAGCAATGGTCCGGACGTAAAAATCCGCGGCAATGCTCAGCATATTGCAGAAAAATATACGACACTGGCTCGCGACGCACAGGCGTCTGGTGACCGTGTTATGGCTGAAAATTATCTTCAGCACGCAGAACATTATAATCGCATCATTATGGCTGCTATGGCAGCGCAGAACATTCCATATCAGCGCGAAGAAAACTTCGACAATGATGGTGGCGATGAGGATGAAGGTGGCTTCGTGCCAACCACTCCTGTGCACCAGCCCGTCAATGGTTCGGGTCCGCAGCCTGTGATTGAAGGCACTCCAGCTGAAGTGGTTTATGGCGAAGAAGGCAGCGACAATCGTTCGGAAGGACGCCCGGATACTCGTTCTGATGGCCGTCCTGACAACCGTTCGCAGCCACGCGAAGGTCGTGATTCCCGCGAAGGACGCGACGGACGTGATCAGCGCCGTCTTGGTCGCGGTCGTCGTCCTCAGCGCGAGCGCTTCAATGCGGATGAGCAGTCCGATCAGCCAGCTGTAGAGGCACCGGTTGCTGCTGCGGTTGTCGATCAGCAGTCGATTCCAGCTCCAGTTGCTGAAAAGCCTTTCGTTGAAACGCCGGTTGTTGAGGCACCAGTTGCAGAACAGCCAGTGGTCGAAAAGCCAAGACGCGCTGAAAGGCCTGCAAAGGTTGCAGAAGAAGCAGCACCTGTTGTTGAAAAGCCAGCGCCTGTAGCGGAAGCACCTGTTGAAGCTTCGGCTAAGGAAGAAGCTCCAGCCCGTGTCACACGTCGTCCGGGCCGCCCGCGTCGAGTTCCGAAGGATGAAGTTCCTGAAACAGCGGATTCCGACGCATAA